Proteins encoded in a region of the Schaalia hyovaginalis genome:
- a CDS encoding alpha-amylase family glycosyl hydrolase, which yields MSHLKDGESGAWWRNAVAYQVYVRSFKDSDGDGLGDLAGVTQALPDLADLGVDAVWLNPVYPSPQHDHGYDIADYRDINPEYGTLEGFDALVETAHGLGIKVLMDIVPNHSSNEHEWFRAALAAPAGSPERARYIFAEGEGAGGEEPPNDWPSIFGGSAWDRVDDGTDDPQWFLHLFDSTQPDYNWRNEEVREEFLSVLKFWFDRGVDGFRIDVAHGLVKASEIPRGAGADESVLWTQPELFEVYASWRRLAESYDPPKYFVGEAWVKDPELLARFTAPGELQQSFAFDLLVQPWFAHRLRTSIERSFEVAGAEEGPAWALANHDVFRLVTRLGQVPIDKDPDPFDMLADARRTTEVDLALGTRRARAAAALMFALPGTVYVYQGEELGLDEVLDLPDEARQDPMWLRTNGAELGRDGCRVPLPWSGGGRDDGVRPRGRGSRMAPPARALPSAGPRGRGEGSGLDALPLP from the coding sequence GTGAGTCACTTGAAGGATGGGGAGTCGGGCGCCTGGTGGCGCAATGCCGTCGCCTACCAGGTCTACGTCCGCTCCTTCAAGGACTCGGACGGCGACGGCCTCGGCGACCTCGCGGGAGTGACGCAGGCCCTGCCCGACCTCGCCGATCTCGGCGTCGATGCCGTATGGCTCAACCCCGTCTACCCCTCCCCTCAGCACGACCACGGCTACGACATCGCCGACTACCGGGACATCAACCCCGAGTACGGCACCCTCGAGGGTTTCGACGCCCTCGTCGAAACCGCCCACGGGCTGGGCATCAAGGTCCTCATGGACATCGTCCCGAACCATTCCTCCAATGAGCACGAGTGGTTCCGGGCGGCGCTCGCCGCCCCCGCGGGCTCCCCCGAGCGCGCCCGCTACATCTTCGCCGAGGGCGAGGGGGCGGGCGGTGAGGAGCCTCCGAACGACTGGCCCTCGATCTTCGGCGGCTCCGCCTGGGACCGCGTCGATGACGGGACGGACGATCCCCAATGGTTCCTCCACCTCTTCGACTCGACCCAGCCCGATTACAACTGGCGCAATGAGGAGGTCCGCGAGGAATTCCTTTCCGTCCTGAAGTTCTGGTTCGACCGGGGAGTCGACGGATTCCGCATCGACGTTGCACACGGCCTGGTCAAGGCCTCTGAGATCCCCCGAGGCGCGGGCGCCGACGAGTCGGTCCTGTGGACCCAGCCCGAGCTCTTCGAGGTCTACGCCTCCTGGAGGCGGCTCGCCGAGAGCTACGACCCGCCGAAGTACTTCGTCGGCGAGGCCTGGGTGAAGGACCCCGAGCTCCTCGCCCGCTTCACCGCCCCGGGTGAGCTCCAGCAGTCCTTCGCCTTCGACCTGCTGGTCCAGCCCTGGTTCGCCCACCGCCTGCGCACCTCGATCGAGCGCTCCTTCGAGGTCGCCGGCGCCGAGGAGGGCCCGGCCTGGGCCCTGGCGAATCACGACGTCTTCCGGCTCGTCACACGGCTCGGTCAAGTGCCGATCGACAAGGATCCCGACCCCTTCGACATGCTCGCCGATGCGCGTCGCACGACCGAGGTCGACCTCGCCCTCGGGACCCGTCGGGCGCGTGCCGCCGCCGCGCTCATGTTCGCACTGCCGGGCACCGTCTACGTCTACCAGGGCGAGGAGCTCGGCCTCGATGAAGTGCTCGACCTGCCCGACGAGGCGCGCCAGGACCCGATGTGGCTGCGCACGAATGGCGCGGAACTTGGCCGTGACGGCTGCCGCGTGCCGCTGCCGTGGAGCGGTGGGGGGCGAGACGATGGGGTTCGGCCCCGAGGGCGGGGCTCGCGCATGGCTCCCCCAGCCCGAGCGCTTCCGAGCGCTGGCCCGCGAGGTCGAGGCGAGGGATCCGGACTCGATGCTCTCCCTCTACCGTGA
- a CDS encoding GNAT family N-acetyltransferase, which produces MFASALLKVYDDQLRTRAETIGAQVVWRIGPLHCAVFPGRRGFVTYGRPDAKQAVSLLRLLPSVLAAFENAGVKSIEWKTRSHDETPGLVDALTEAGFSAEEPETVMIGSAEALAKAPDAEGVELAMLEGPAQIRDALETADRLFGNAPDADRAQQVLDDIAHARSAGIPDPQVWVARVGDRIVSCGRVEPVLGTECAGLWGGVTDPEFRGRGIYRALTAARARAALRMGKKYLHSDSTPMSKRILERAGLVAVTGTTPFTRSAPA; this is translated from the coding sequence ATGTTCGCCAGTGCCCTGCTCAAGGTCTACGACGACCAATTGCGGACGCGCGCCGAAACGATCGGCGCTCAGGTCGTGTGGAGGATCGGTCCGCTCCACTGCGCGGTCTTCCCCGGAAGGAGGGGCTTCGTCACCTACGGCCGCCCTGACGCGAAGCAGGCGGTCTCGCTCCTGCGCCTGCTGCCCTCGGTTCTCGCCGCCTTCGAGAACGCGGGGGTGAAGTCGATCGAGTGGAAGACCCGCTCGCATGACGAGACCCCCGGTTTGGTGGATGCGCTCACGGAGGCGGGGTTCTCCGCCGAGGAGCCTGAGACCGTGATGATCGGATCAGCCGAGGCCCTCGCCAAAGCGCCCGACGCCGAAGGCGTGGAGCTTGCGATGCTGGAGGGCCCGGCTCAGATCCGCGACGCCCTTGAGACGGCCGACCGCCTCTTCGGCAACGCCCCCGATGCGGATCGGGCGCAGCAGGTCCTCGACGACATCGCGCACGCGCGCTCGGCGGGGATCCCCGACCCTCAGGTGTGGGTCGCGCGGGTCGGGGATCGGATCGTGTCCTGCGGCCGCGTCGAGCCGGTGCTCGGCACGGAGTGCGCGGGCCTGTGGGGCGGCGTCACCGATCCGGAGTTCCGCGGACGCGGCATTTACCGCGCGTTGACGGCGGCGAGGGCGAGGGCCGCCCTGCGGATGGGGAAGAAGTACCTCCATTCGGATTCGACGCCCATGTCGAAGCGGATCCTCGAGCGGGCCGGGCTCGTCGCGGTCACGGGGACGACTCCTTTCACCCGGAGCGCGCCCGCCTGA
- a CDS encoding pyridine nucleotide-disulfide oxidoreductase translates to MNKIPGQGPETMPWGEVGRWMRQSTPVNKGIAGRAARRMPQIANPLLIGAIGVGAIGAGIAMRAMRPQRRQGRSERFRDLLLESLEASGLSDIEGCAVEVGEGFGKPSLVSFDVVAAPPSSFDDAVRILETATRAAWDNPELAPIVIRGRVLRADASAGSDEGGAGKNAPDLPSRRLFADMTALGFADEIARPDELYASFGAPASDPTWRP, encoded by the coding sequence ATGAACAAGATTCCCGGGCAGGGGCCCGAGACGATGCCCTGGGGGGAGGTCGGCCGCTGGATGCGGCAGTCGACCCCGGTGAACAAGGGGATCGCCGGAAGGGCCGCGCGCCGCATGCCCCAGATCGCCAACCCCCTGCTCATCGGTGCGATCGGAGTCGGTGCGATCGGCGCCGGGATCGCCATGCGCGCGATGAGGCCGCAGCGCCGCCAAGGGCGCTCCGAGCGCTTCCGCGACCTGCTCCTCGAATCCCTCGAGGCTTCGGGCCTGTCCGACATCGAGGGCTGCGCCGTCGAGGTCGGAGAGGGATTCGGCAAACCCTCCCTGGTCTCCTTCGACGTCGTCGCGGCACCGCCCTCGTCCTTCGATGACGCGGTGAGGATCCTGGAGACGGCCACGCGCGCCGCCTGGGACAACCCCGAGCTCGCCCCGATCGTGATCCGCGGTCGGGTCCTGCGGGCGGATGCGAGCGCGGGGAGCGACGAGGGCGGCGCGGGGAAGAACGCTCCGGACCTCCCCTCGCGACGACTCTTCGCCGACATGACCGCCCTCGGCTTCGCCGATGAGATCGCGCGCCCCGACGAGCTGTACGCGAGCTTCGGCGCTCCGGCATCCGACCCGACCTGGCGGCCGTGA
- a CDS encoding alpha/beta hydrolase, with protein MPRRHPRMYAPRRVPQSYPPVYLRAKLLPLLPVLASSVALGFASTITALPQEWREGAKDRAAKLGDEASERSQRIFFDQPGLDTLTVRGLARAAGAASTAIRGLMKARIALAAGRSNKGALRAREMLPLIPARPYDALMTSILTAATAVGAMRGGAVHAHLLRDSAQEPPERPGRKGRPKAQLRRTDPPRTLSDMCADIDDMYWAMTAGTTLKITRVGEGGARRWLVSLPGTAHTDFATDENPADMESNTREMIGLESAMRLGVVTAVHDAMIRDGVAEDELCTQPVLICGHSQGGIVAVALAAMDPEQAGLDVQAILATGTPGRRRRIRPEVAMVSVAHDQDVIPSMDGAPDRFPDHRVGVRRTLVRPKKSPLYYAHSSATYTETVRHLERKVRVMPWGRLASAVAALDDYLPQAGESTRVMFYEIWQEVLEPRRRDAVDIFVALDRAQDFTPVEYASAWAPAPFIDVATPLRKGIAGIRAALRGREDAPGIRGGSPAPRTEEGR; from the coding sequence ATGCCACGGCGCCACCCGCGCATGTACGCGCCCCGGAGAGTCCCCCAGTCCTACCCGCCCGTGTACCTGCGCGCCAAACTCCTCCCCCTCCTGCCCGTCCTGGCCTCATCCGTCGCCCTCGGCTTCGCATCGACCATCACGGCCCTGCCGCAGGAATGGCGCGAGGGCGCGAAGGACCGGGCCGCGAAACTCGGCGACGAGGCCTCGGAGCGCTCGCAGAGGATCTTCTTCGACCAGCCGGGCCTCGACACCCTCACGGTCCGCGGCCTCGCCCGGGCGGCCGGAGCGGCCTCGACCGCGATCCGCGGACTCATGAAGGCCAGGATCGCCCTCGCCGCCGGCCGCTCGAACAAGGGCGCCCTCAGAGCGCGCGAAATGCTCCCCCTCATCCCCGCGCGCCCCTACGACGCGCTCATGACCTCGATCCTCACCGCAGCGACGGCCGTCGGCGCGATGCGCGGAGGCGCCGTCCACGCCCACCTCCTCCGCGACTCCGCGCAGGAACCGCCCGAACGCCCGGGCAGGAAGGGGCGGCCCAAGGCGCAGCTCCGGCGCACGGATCCGCCCAGAACCCTCAGCGACATGTGCGCCGACATCGACGACATGTACTGGGCGATGACCGCGGGCACCACGCTCAAGATCACCCGAGTCGGAGAAGGGGGAGCCAGGCGCTGGCTCGTGTCGCTCCCCGGGACCGCGCACACCGACTTCGCAACCGATGAGAACCCCGCGGACATGGAGTCGAACACCCGCGAGATGATCGGCCTGGAATCGGCGATGCGCCTCGGCGTCGTCACAGCAGTGCACGACGCGATGATCCGTGACGGCGTCGCCGAAGACGAGCTCTGCACCCAGCCGGTCCTCATCTGCGGGCACTCCCAGGGCGGGATCGTCGCAGTCGCCCTCGCGGCCATGGATCCGGAACAGGCGGGGCTCGACGTCCAGGCGATCCTCGCCACCGGGACTCCGGGACGGCGCAGGAGGATCCGCCCGGAGGTCGCCATGGTGTCGGTCGCCCACGACCAGGACGTCATCCCCTCGATGGACGGCGCCCCCGACCGCTTCCCCGATCACCGCGTCGGAGTCCGGCGAACCCTCGTGCGCCCGAAGAAATCGCCCCTCTACTACGCCCACTCCTCGGCGACCTACACCGAAACGGTCCGCCACTTGGAGAGGAAGGTCCGCGTCATGCCCTGGGGAAGGCTGGCGTCCGCCGTCGCCGCCCTCGACGACTACCTCCCCCAGGCCGGCGAATCCACGCGCGTCATGTTCTACGAGATCTGGCAAGAAGTCCTCGAACCGCGGCGAAGGGACGCCGTCGACATCTTCGTCGCCCTCGACCGCGCGCAGGACTTCACCCCGGTCGAATACGCATCCGCGTGGGCGCCCGCGCCCTTCATCGACGTGGCGACTCCCCTTCGGAAGGGGATCGCCGGGATCAGAGCCGCACTGAGAGGGCGCGAAGACGCGCCCGGAATCCGAGGCGGCTCGCCCGCCCCGCGCACTGAGGAGGGACGATGA
- a CDS encoding metal-sensitive transcriptional regulator, whose protein sequence is MTRGYENTTDRYLARLRRIEGQVRGLQRMVSEGDYCIDILTQMSAVQSALDSVAIGLLEDHMNHCVVKAAKESDEAGREKIEEATKAIARLIKS, encoded by the coding sequence ATGACCCGCGGATACGAGAACACCACGGACCGGTATCTCGCCCGCCTGCGCCGGATCGAAGGCCAGGTCCGGGGCCTGCAGCGGATGGTCTCCGAAGGCGACTACTGCATCGACATCCTCACCCAGATGTCCGCCGTCCAATCCGCCCTCGACTCCGTCGCCATCGGCCTCCTCGAAGACCACATGAACCACTGCGTCGTCAAAGCCGCCAAGGAATCCGACGAGGCGGGCCGCGAGAAGATCGAAGAGGCGACCAAGGCGATCGCCCGCCTCATCAAGTCCTGA
- a CDS encoding heavy-metal-associated domain-containing protein, translated as MTMEIDRTVELAVNGMTCGHCVASVTEELEAVDGVKHVDVILESGGTSKVTVFTDTGVDDDALREAVAEAGFELVGITRDF; from the coding sequence ATGACCATGGAAATCGACCGGACCGTTGAACTCGCCGTCAACGGCATGACCTGCGGCCACTGCGTCGCCTCCGTCACCGAAGAGCTCGAAGCCGTCGACGGCGTCAAGCACGTCGACGTCATCCTCGAATCGGGCGGCACCTCCAAGGTCACCGTCTTCACCGACACCGGAGTCGACGACGACGCCCTGCGCGAAGCCGTCGCCGAAGCGGGATTCGAGCTCGTCGGCATCACGCGCGACTTCTGA
- a CDS encoding HAD-IC family P-type ATPase: protein MTRPNPRTRAHPTSSRTPRTADAESLNVPPSPVPDAAPDDAPAPAQVGEGARAHATLLKRRFLISLPFGLTALVLSMFPALQFTGWQWAVAAASIPVVTWGAWPFHRAAFAAGRHGSTTMDTLVSLGVTASSLWSWWALLFGGAGELGMRMSMTLLPRAAGHHAEIYFEGATTIVLFLLLGRWMEARTRYRAGDALRSLLELGAKEATLLRIDEATGQRAETPVPASSLAVGDLFLVRPGDKVATDGVIESGHSALDASLLTGESLPVDVGPGDEATGATVNTWGALEVRATRVGADTALARISRMVTEAQAGKAPVQRLADRISSVFVPTVIAIAILTFAGWLIAGSSLQAAFTAGVAVLVVACPCALGLATPTALLVGSGRAARLGIVIKSAEILEQTRSIDTMLLDKTGTVTTGRMSLHAIAPTPTPTPTPTGALPEGPREHHPAAPGGPAPEHPGARSPEALLLALAAGVESASEHPVARAIVQGAADRGIAPLPASAFTNHAGLGVSALVDHPSAGAGLALVGRPSWLESKGVEIPAELRTEIGRAESEGSTAVVAALVPDWSDEPAPTRPASGLREALTTPGGPAPLATLTMDVQGMTCASCVRRVERKLSKLEGVTASVNLATESATITLSAEHTDSELEEVVNAAGYTGRVLSRTLPGAVETAAPPSGASGDEGGRNLPARLGSARVLGALTVRDTVKATSAEAIASLARLRIEPILLTGDNAAAARRVADEVGITRVIAEVLPEDKRSVVASLQDEGRVVAMVGDGVNDAAALAQAGVRGLGIAMGSGTDAAIEVADITLVNSDLVSAATAIRISRRTLAIIKGNLFWAFAYNVAMIPLAIAGLLNPMLAAAAMAFSSVFVVLNSLRLRSAR from the coding sequence ATGACTCGACCGAACCCCCGCACCCGGGCCCACCCGACCTCTTCGCGAACGCCCCGGACCGCGGACGCAGAAAGCCTCAACGTGCCCCCCTCCCCCGTTCCGGACGCCGCCCCCGACGACGCCCCCGCACCGGCGCAGGTCGGCGAGGGCGCTCGCGCCCACGCGACCCTTCTCAAGCGCCGCTTCCTCATCTCCCTCCCCTTCGGGCTGACCGCCCTCGTCCTCTCGATGTTCCCGGCGCTTCAATTCACCGGCTGGCAGTGGGCGGTCGCGGCGGCCTCGATCCCCGTCGTCACCTGGGGCGCCTGGCCCTTCCACCGGGCCGCCTTCGCCGCGGGCCGCCACGGCTCGACGACGATGGACACCCTCGTCTCCCTCGGCGTCACCGCCTCGAGCCTGTGGAGCTGGTGGGCGCTCCTCTTCGGAGGAGCGGGAGAACTCGGCATGCGGATGTCCATGACCCTGCTCCCCCGAGCCGCCGGCCATCACGCGGAGATCTACTTCGAGGGCGCGACCACGATCGTCCTCTTCCTCCTCCTCGGCCGCTGGATGGAGGCGCGCACCCGCTACCGGGCGGGCGATGCGCTGCGCTCCCTCCTCGAGCTCGGCGCGAAGGAGGCGACCCTCCTGCGCATCGACGAGGCGACCGGGCAGCGCGCCGAGACGCCCGTCCCCGCCTCCTCCCTCGCCGTCGGCGACCTCTTCCTCGTGCGCCCCGGGGACAAGGTCGCGACCGACGGCGTCATCGAGTCCGGCCACTCGGCCCTCGACGCCTCCCTCCTCACCGGCGAGTCCCTGCCGGTCGACGTCGGCCCCGGCGACGAGGCGACCGGCGCCACCGTCAACACGTGGGGCGCCCTCGAGGTGCGCGCGACCCGGGTCGGCGCCGACACCGCGCTCGCCCGGATCTCCCGAATGGTCACCGAGGCCCAGGCCGGCAAGGCCCCCGTCCAGCGCCTCGCCGATCGGATCTCCTCGGTGTTCGTGCCGACGGTCATCGCGATCGCGATCCTCACCTTCGCGGGCTGGCTCATCGCCGGCTCCTCGCTCCAAGCGGCCTTCACGGCGGGCGTGGCCGTCCTCGTCGTCGCCTGCCCCTGCGCCCTCGGCCTCGCAACCCCGACGGCCCTGCTCGTCGGCTCGGGCCGCGCCGCCCGGCTCGGCATCGTCATCAAGTCCGCCGAGATCCTCGAGCAGACCCGCTCGATCGACACGATGCTGCTGGACAAGACGGGGACGGTCACCACCGGCCGCATGTCCCTCCACGCCATCGCCCCGACCCCGACCCCGACCCCGACCCCGACCGGGGCACTGCCCGAAGGCCCTCGAGAGCATCACCCCGCCGCCCCCGGAGGCCCCGCGCCGGAGCATCCCGGGGCCCGCTCCCCCGAGGCGCTCCTCCTCGCGCTCGCCGCCGGAGTCGAATCCGCTTCCGAGCACCCCGTGGCGCGCGCCATCGTCCAGGGCGCGGCCGATCGGGGCATCGCACCCCTCCCCGCCTCCGCCTTCACGAACCATGCGGGACTGGGCGTCTCCGCCCTCGTCGATCACCCTTCGGCGGGCGCCGGACTCGCCCTCGTCGGCAGACCCTCCTGGTTGGAGTCCAAGGGCGTCGAGATCCCCGCTGAACTGCGCACCGAGATCGGCCGGGCGGAAAGCGAGGGCTCCACCGCGGTCGTCGCCGCCCTCGTGCCCGACTGGTCGGACGAACCCGCCCCCACCCGCCCGGCGAGCGGGCTCCGAGAGGCCTTGACGACCCCGGGCGGCCCCGCGCCGCTCGCCACCCTCACGATGGACGTCCAGGGCATGACCTGCGCCTCCTGCGTCCGACGCGTCGAGCGCAAGCTCTCCAAGCTCGAGGGCGTCACCGCCTCGGTCAACCTCGCCACAGAGTCCGCGACCATCACCCTCAGCGCCGAGCACACCGACTCCGAACTCGAAGAGGTCGTTAACGCCGCCGGATACACCGGGCGCGTGCTCAGCCGCACCCTCCCCGGAGCCGTGGAAACCGCGGCCCCGCCCTCGGGGGCCTCAGGCGACGAGGGCGGGCGCAACCTGCCGGCGCGACTGGGCAGCGCGCGCGTCCTCGGCGCGCTCACCGTGCGCGACACGGTCAAGGCGACGAGCGCCGAGGCGATCGCCTCCCTCGCACGGCTCCGAATCGAGCCGATCCTCCTCACCGGGGACAACGCGGCCGCTGCGCGACGAGTCGCAGACGAAGTGGGCATCACGCGCGTCATCGCCGAGGTCCTGCCCGAGGACAAGCGCTCCGTCGTCGCCTCCCTTCAAGACGAAGGACGGGTCGTCGCGATGGTCGGCGACGGCGTCAACGACGCGGCCGCCCTCGCACAGGCGGGGGTCCGCGGCCTGGGCATCGCGATGGGCTCGGGAACCGACGCCGCCATCGAGGTCGCCGACATCACCCTGGTGAACTCCGACCTCGTCAGCGCCGCGACCGCCATCCGCATCTCGAGGCGGACGCTCGCGATCATCAAGGGCAATCTGTTCTGGGCATTCGCCTACAACGTCGCGATGATCCCGCTGGCGATCGCAGGACTGCTCAACCCGATGCTCGCGGCCGCCGCCATGGCCTTCTCCTCGGTGTTCGTCGTCCTCAACTCGCTGAGGCTCCGCTCCGCGCGCTGA